Proteins from a genomic interval of Streptomyces sp. NBC_00820:
- the tkt gene encoding transketolase: MTMQTSDSFEWTDLDRRAVDTARLLAADAVQKVGNGHPGTAMSLAPAAYMIFQKLMKHDPADPEWTGRDRFVLSPGHTSLTLYTQLFLSGYELELDDLKAFRTQGSKTPGHPEYGHTAGVETTTGPLGQGAANAVGMAMAARYERGLFDPEAPEGASPFDHTIWAIVSDGDLEEGVSAEASSLAGHQKLGNLVFLYDDNHISIEGDTETAFSEDVLKRYEAYGWHTQRIEPTAEGDIDVASLYAALKSAREETGRPSIIAMRTIIAWPAPTAQNTEASHGSALGAEEIAATKRVLGFDPEKSFEVSDEVLAHARRALDRGAESHAAWDKKIAEWRTENPERAELFDRVSKGELPEGWQDALPVFAEGTSVATRAASGKVLQALGPVLPELWGGSADLAGSNNTTIDSSSSFLPKGNPLPEANPYGRTVHYGIREFSMAAEMNGIALHGNTRIYGGTFLVFSDYMRNAVRMSALMQLPVTYVWTHDSVGLGEDGPTHQPVEHLASLRAIPGLNVVRPADANETTTAWAEILKRHATDPAPHGLALTRQGVPTYAPNEDAAKGGYVLVESSTEVPEVIIIATGSEVQLAVAAREALEAEGTGTRVVSMPCVEWFEEQPQAYRESVLPPAVKARVAVEAGIGLTWYRYVGDAGRIVSLEHFGASAAAGTLFAEYGFTPENVAANARESLAAARA; the protein is encoded by the coding sequence ATGACCATGCAGACATCCGACAGCTTCGAGTGGACCGATCTCGACCGGCGCGCCGTGGATACGGCCCGTCTTCTCGCGGCCGACGCCGTGCAGAAGGTCGGCAATGGCCACCCGGGCACCGCGATGAGCCTGGCTCCTGCCGCGTACATGATCTTTCAGAAGTTGATGAAGCATGACCCGGCCGACCCGGAGTGGACCGGCCGCGACCGCTTCGTACTCTCCCCGGGTCACACCTCCCTGACCCTGTACACCCAGCTCTTCCTGTCCGGCTACGAGCTGGAGCTGGACGACCTGAAGGCGTTCCGCACGCAGGGCTCGAAGACGCCCGGTCACCCGGAGTACGGCCACACCGCCGGCGTCGAGACCACCACCGGCCCGCTCGGCCAGGGTGCCGCCAACGCGGTGGGCATGGCCATGGCCGCCCGCTACGAGCGCGGTCTGTTCGACCCGGAGGCCCCCGAGGGCGCCTCCCCCTTCGACCACACCATCTGGGCGATCGTCTCCGACGGCGACCTGGAGGAGGGCGTCTCCGCCGAGGCCTCCTCGCTCGCCGGCCACCAGAAGCTCGGCAACCTGGTCTTCCTCTACGACGACAACCACATCTCCATCGAGGGCGACACCGAGACCGCGTTCTCCGAGGACGTCCTCAAGCGGTACGAGGCCTACGGCTGGCACACCCAGCGCATCGAGCCCACCGCCGAGGGCGACATCGACGTCGCCTCCCTGTACGCGGCGCTGAAGTCCGCGCGCGAGGAGACCGGCCGTCCCTCGATCATCGCCATGCGCACGATCATCGCCTGGCCCGCCCCGACCGCCCAGAACACCGAGGCCTCCCACGGTTCCGCGCTCGGCGCCGAGGAGATCGCCGCCACCAAGCGCGTCCTCGGCTTCGACCCGGAGAAGTCCTTCGAGGTCTCCGACGAGGTCCTCGCCCACGCCCGCCGCGCCCTGGACCGGGGTGCCGAGTCGCACGCCGCCTGGGACAAGAAGATCGCCGAGTGGCGCACCGAGAACCCCGAGCGCGCGGAGCTGTTCGACCGCGTCAGCAAGGGTGAGCTGCCCGAGGGCTGGCAGGACGCCCTGCCGGTGTTCGCGGAGGGCACGTCCGTCGCCACCCGCGCCGCCTCCGGCAAGGTGCTGCAGGCGCTCGGCCCGGTGCTGCCCGAGCTGTGGGGCGGCTCCGCCGACCTCGCCGGCTCCAACAACACCACCATCGACAGCTCCAGCTCCTTCCTGCCGAAGGGCAACCCGCTGCCCGAGGCGAACCCGTACGGCCGTACGGTCCACTACGGAATCCGCGAGTTCTCGATGGCCGCGGAGATGAACGGCATCGCCCTGCACGGCAACACCCGCATCTACGGCGGCACCTTCCTGGTGTTCTCCGACTACATGCGCAACGCCGTACGCATGTCGGCCCTGATGCAGCTGCCGGTGACGTACGTCTGGACGCACGACTCCGTCGGTCTCGGCGAGGACGGCCCGACCCACCAGCCGGTCGAGCACCTGGCCTCCCTGCGCGCCATCCCGGGCCTGAACGTCGTCCGCCCGGCGGACGCCAACGAGACCACGACCGCCTGGGCCGAGATCCTGAAGAGGCACGCCACCGACCCGGCCCCGCACGGCCTCGCGCTCACCCGTCAGGGCGTGCCGACGTACGCTCCCAACGAGGACGCGGCCAAGGGCGGCTACGTGCTCGTCGAGTCCTCGACCGAGGTCCCGGAGGTGATCATCATCGCGACCGGCTCCGAGGTGCAGCTCGCCGTCGCCGCCCGGGAGGCCCTGGAGGCCGAGGGCACCGGCACGCGCGTGGTGTCCATGCCGTGCGTGGAGTGGTTCGAGGAGCAGCCGCAGGCCTACCGCGAGAGCGTCCTGCCGCCCGCCGTGAAGGCGCGCGTCGCCGTCGAGGCCGGCATCGGCCTGACCTGGTACCGGTACGTCGGTGACGCCGGCCGGATCGTCTCCCTGGAGCACTTCGGTGCCTCCGCCGCCGCCGGCACCCTGTTCGCCGAGTACGGCTTCACCCCCGAGAACGTGGCCGCGAACGCCCGCGAGTCGCTCGCCGCCGCCCGCGCCTGA
- a CDS encoding helix-turn-helix domain-containing protein, which translates to MADRTAQAVNHATDGDGIRTFPFPSDLAVGGVGMQIGTMGADRTWHADAPLHRVHRIDFHVILLFTGGPVRHMIDFTEYEVSAGDLLWIRPGQVHRFSRTSDYRGTVLTMQPGFLPRATVEATGLYRYDLPPLLRPGPEQLAALDASLEHLRREYEDTTTLPLSLHTAVLRHSLTAFLLRLAHLAASSAEAARQQADTTFTLFRDAVERGFATNHSVNAYADALGYSRRTLVRAVRAATGQTPKGFIDKRVILEAKRLLAHTDMPIGRVGAAVGFPDAGNFSKFFHLHTGQTAVAFRAELR; encoded by the coding sequence ATGGCGGACAGAACGGCCCAAGCTGTGAACCATGCCACAGACGGTGACGGGATCAGGACCTTCCCCTTCCCGTCCGACCTGGCCGTGGGCGGCGTCGGCATGCAGATCGGAACCATGGGCGCCGACCGCACCTGGCACGCCGACGCCCCGCTGCACCGTGTTCACCGCATCGACTTCCACGTGATCCTGCTCTTCACCGGCGGTCCGGTGCGGCACATGATCGACTTCACCGAGTACGAGGTGTCGGCCGGCGACCTGCTGTGGATCCGCCCCGGACAGGTCCACCGCTTCTCCCGGACCAGCGACTACCGCGGCACCGTCCTGACCATGCAGCCCGGCTTCCTGCCGCGTGCCACCGTCGAGGCCACCGGCCTGTACCGCTACGACCTTCCGCCGCTGCTGCGTCCCGGCCCCGAACAGCTCGCCGCCCTCGACGCCTCCCTCGAACACCTGCGCCGCGAGTACGAGGACACCACCACCCTGCCGCTGAGCCTGCACACGGCCGTTCTCAGGCACAGCCTCACCGCGTTCCTGCTGCGCCTCGCCCACCTCGCCGCCAGCTCGGCGGAGGCGGCCCGACAGCAGGCGGACACCACCTTCACCCTGTTCCGGGACGCGGTCGAGCGGGGCTTCGCCACCAACCACAGCGTCAACGCCTACGCCGACGCGCTCGGCTACTCCCGCCGCACCCTCGTGCGCGCGGTGCGCGCCGCCACCGGTCAGACGCCGAAGGGCTTCATCGACAAGCGGGTGATCCTGGAGGCCAAGCGCCTCCTGGCCCACACCGACATGCCGATCGGCCGGGTGGGCGCCGCGGTCGGCTTCCCCGACGCGGGCAACTTCTCCAAGTTCTTCCACCTGCACACCGGTCAGACGGCGGTGGCGTTCCGGGCGGAGTTGCGTTAG
- a CDS encoding glycoside hydrolase family 16 protein encodes MSETSGTSHTDGRPPRTEGRPVAGRPRYTVRRALVAVLGTLGLAAAAATAGTLQADASAPAPPTGWTQVFLDDFDGTAGSGVNTGNWQYDTGTSYPGGAGNWGTGEVETMTSSTNNVALDGSGNLLITPRRDGSGHWTSGRIETNRTDFQPPAGGKLRVQARIQMPNVTGAAAKGYWPAFWMLGSPFRGNYQNWPGVGELDIMENVQGLNNDWATVHCGTNPGGPCNETTGIGNSMACPNSTCQSGFHTYSMEWDRSTSPEEIRFYVDGVNFHTVRANQVDATTWANATNHGYFVILNVAMGGGFPGAFGGGPDSGTDPNHPMAVDYVQVLQSSGGGGGTTPPPGNRDAYGPIQAESYDSQSGVSSETTTDTGGGQDMGFVANGDWALYKGVNFGSTAATQFNARVASGAAAGVSGLVEVRLDSRSNAPIGSFAVGNTGGWQSWRTVPANTSSVTGTHDVYLTFTSGQPADFVNVNWFDFGH; translated from the coding sequence ATGAGTGAAACCTCCGGAACCTCGCACACGGACGGCAGACCCCCACGCACGGAAGGCAGACCCGTGGCCGGCAGGCCGCGGTACACGGTCCGCCGGGCCCTCGTCGCCGTCCTCGGCACGCTGGGTCTGGCGGCGGCCGCCGCCACCGCCGGCACCCTCCAGGCCGACGCCTCCGCACCGGCTCCCCCCACCGGCTGGACCCAGGTCTTCCTGGACGACTTCGACGGCACGGCGGGCTCCGGCGTCAACACCGGCAACTGGCAGTACGACACCGGTACTTCCTACCCGGGCGGCGCCGGTAACTGGGGCACCGGCGAGGTCGAGACGATGACCTCCAGCACCAACAACGTGGCGCTCGACGGCAGTGGCAACCTGCTCATCACCCCGCGCCGGGACGGATCCGGCCACTGGACCTCCGGTCGCATCGAGACCAACCGCACGGACTTCCAGCCGCCGGCCGGCGGCAAGCTGCGCGTCCAGGCCCGCATCCAGATGCCCAACGTCACCGGCGCGGCCGCCAAGGGCTACTGGCCCGCGTTCTGGATGCTGGGCTCCCCGTTCCGGGGCAACTACCAGAACTGGCCCGGCGTCGGCGAGCTGGACATCATGGAGAACGTCCAGGGCCTGAACAACGACTGGGCGACGGTGCACTGCGGCACCAACCCGGGCGGTCCCTGCAACGAGACCACCGGCATCGGCAACTCCATGGCGTGCCCCAACAGCACCTGTCAGTCCGGCTTCCACACCTACTCGATGGAGTGGGACCGCTCGACCAGCCCCGAGGAGATCCGCTTCTACGTCGACGGTGTCAACTTCCACACCGTACGGGCCAACCAGGTGGACGCGACGACCTGGGCCAACGCCACCAACCACGGCTACTTCGTGATCCTCAACGTGGCGATGGGCGGCGGCTTCCCGGGCGCGTTCGGCGGCGGCCCTGACAGCGGCACCGATCCGAACCACCCGATGGCCGTGGACTACGTCCAGGTGCTCCAGTCCTCGGGCGGCGGTGGCGGCACCACTCCCCCGCCCGGCAACCGTGACGCCTACGGTCCGATCCAGGCGGAGTCCTACGACAGCCAGTCCGGCGTGAGCTCCGAGACCACCACGGACACCGGCGGCGGCCAGGACATGGGCTTCGTCGCCAACGGCGACTGGGCGCTCTACAAGGGTGTCAACTTCGGCTCCACGGCGGCCACCCAGTTCAATGCCCGGGTGGCGAGCGGTGCCGCGGCCGGGGTGAGCGGGCTGGTCGAGGTGCGTCTGGACAGCCGCTCCAACGCCCCGATCGGCAGCTTCGCGGTGGGCAACACCGGCGGCTGGCAGTCCTGGCGCACGGTCCCGGCGAACACCTCCTCGGTGACCGGCACGCACGACGTGTACCTGACGTTCACCAGCGGTCAGCCGGCCGACTTCGTGAACGTGAACTGGTTCGACTTCGGTCACTGA
- a CDS encoding 6-phospho-beta-glucosidase, with product MRLTILGGGGFRVPLVYGALVNDRAEGRVTEVVLHDLDAARLRAVGRVLAEQAAAVPDAPTVTATTDLDEALRGADFVFSAIRVGGLRGRAEDERVALAEGVLGQETVGAGGIAYGLRTVPVATEIARRVARLAPDAWVINFTNPAGLVTEAMSRHLGDRVIGICDSPVGLGRRVARVLGAAPGEAFVDYVGLNHLGWVRGLRVAGRDELPRLLADPALLGSFEEGRLFGTDWLQSLGAIPNEYLHYYYFNREAVRSYQEAGQTRGAFLLDQQARFYDEAADPAASALLAWDRTRAEREATYMAENRESAGAGEREEEDLSGGYENVALALMRAIARDERATLILNVRNRSTLAALDAEAVIEVPCLVDASGAHPLAADPLPEHATGLVCSVKAVEREVLAAAESGSRATAVKAFALHPLVDSVGVARRLVEGYTEVHPGLAYLK from the coding sequence GTGAGGCTGACGATTCTGGGCGGCGGCGGGTTCCGCGTGCCGCTTGTGTACGGCGCGCTGGTGAACGACCGCGCCGAGGGGCGGGTCACCGAGGTCGTGCTGCACGACCTGGACGCCGCCCGGCTGCGCGCGGTCGGCCGCGTGCTCGCGGAACAGGCGGCCGCTGTCCCGGACGCGCCCACGGTGACCGCCACCACCGACCTCGACGAGGCTCTGCGCGGCGCCGACTTCGTCTTCTCGGCGATCCGGGTCGGCGGTCTGCGGGGGCGCGCCGAGGACGAACGGGTGGCCCTCGCCGAAGGTGTCCTCGGGCAGGAGACGGTCGGCGCCGGCGGCATCGCCTACGGTCTGCGCACCGTGCCCGTAGCCACCGAGATCGCCCGGCGCGTGGCACGGCTCGCCCCGGACGCCTGGGTCATCAACTTCACCAACCCGGCCGGCCTGGTCACCGAGGCCATGTCCCGGCACCTCGGTGACCGGGTCATCGGCATCTGTGACTCGCCGGTCGGCCTCGGCCGCCGGGTCGCCCGTGTCCTCGGGGCAGCCCCCGGCGAGGCCTTCGTCGACTATGTCGGCCTCAACCACCTCGGCTGGGTGCGCGGCCTGCGCGTCGCCGGGCGCGACGAACTCCCGCGCCTCCTCGCCGATCCCGCCCTGCTGGGCTCCTTCGAGGAGGGCAGGCTCTTCGGCACGGACTGGCTCCAGTCGCTCGGCGCGATCCCCAACGAGTACCTCCACTACTACTACTTCAACCGCGAGGCCGTCCGCTCCTACCAGGAGGCCGGGCAGACCCGCGGCGCCTTCCTGCTCGACCAGCAGGCACGGTTCTACGACGAGGCGGCCGACCCCGCCGCCTCCGCGCTGCTCGCCTGGGACCGCACCCGTGCCGAGCGCGAGGCGACGTACATGGCCGAGAACCGGGAGAGCGCGGGTGCCGGTGAGCGCGAGGAGGAGGACCTGTCCGGCGGCTACGAGAACGTCGCCCTCGCCCTGATGCGGGCCATCGCCCGCGACGAGCGCGCCACCTTGATCCTCAACGTCCGCAACCGTTCCACGCTCGCCGCCCTCGACGCCGAGGCGGTCATCGAGGTCCCGTGTCTGGTCGACGCGAGCGGCGCCCACCCCCTCGCCGCCGACCCGCTGCCCGAGCACGCCACCGGACTGGTCTGCTCGGTCAAGGCCGTCGAACGGGAGGTGCTCGCCGCCGCCGAGTCCGGTTCCCGCGCGACGGCGGTGAAGGCCTTCGCACTGCACCCGCTGGTCGACTCGGTCGGCGTCGCCCGCAGGCTGGTCGAGGGTTACACCGAGGTCCATCCGGGCCTGGCGTACCTCAAGTAG
- a CDS encoding carbohydrate binding domain-containing protein, translated as MRHILGRPRRRILALVGTAALALGGAIALPGTAQAANILTNPGFESGSTSPWSCTGNLGSVVSSPVHGGSKALQGAVTDSDNAQCSQTVSVQPNTTYTLSGWVRGSYVYLGVNGGASTWTTSPSAYSQLSVAFTTGASQTSATVYVHGWYAQGAYDADDISLDGPGGGGGDTQAPTAPGGLTSTGKTSSSVSLSWNASSDNVGVTAYDIYSGSSQVLSVSGTSATVSGLSPSTAYTFSVKARDAAGNTSAASNSVSVTTNAGTGGGTGFKQAAPYLYEGWGDPPNPTTVMSATGVKWFTMAFMLDSGGCNPAWDGSRPLTGGADQTAINQIRSAGGDVVPSFGGWQGSKLGANCSSASALAGALQRVIDAYSLKAIDMDIENTDEFENEAVQAKILTALKTVKANNPGLRTIVTFGTSTTGPTYYGNRLIEQAQSLGANIDVFTIMPFDFGGGSDMYGNTVNAAEGLKAKLKSTFGWDDATAYSHIGISGMNGLSDQQENTTPAIWTQIRDWSNSHHIARLAYWAVNRDRSCPGGGVVSNCSGISQSTWQFTSITAGFTG; from the coding sequence GTGCGCCACATCCTCGGGCGTCCCAGACGCCGGATCCTCGCCCTGGTCGGCACGGCCGCTCTCGCGCTAGGCGGGGCCATCGCCCTGCCCGGCACGGCCCAGGCGGCCAACATCCTGACCAACCCCGGCTTCGAGTCGGGCAGTACGTCCCCCTGGTCCTGCACCGGCAATCTCGGCTCGGTCGTCTCCTCCCCCGTGCACGGCGGTTCCAAGGCCCTGCAGGGCGCCGTGACCGACAGCGACAACGCGCAGTGCAGCCAGACGGTCTCCGTCCAGCCGAACACGACGTACACGCTCAGCGGCTGGGTGCGCGGCTCGTACGTGTACCTCGGCGTGAACGGCGGCGCGTCCACCTGGACGACGTCCCCGTCCGCCTACAGTCAGCTCAGCGTCGCCTTCACCACCGGCGCCTCGCAGACCAGCGCCACCGTCTACGTGCACGGCTGGTACGCGCAGGGCGCCTACGACGCCGACGACATCAGCCTGGACGGCCCGGGCGGTGGCGGCGGTGACACCCAGGCGCCGACCGCGCCCGGCGGACTCACCTCGACCGGCAAGACGTCCTCCAGCGTGTCGCTGTCCTGGAACGCCTCCTCGGACAACGTGGGCGTGACGGCGTACGACATCTACAGCGGGTCGAGCCAGGTCCTGAGCGTGTCCGGTACCTCCGCCACGGTCAGCGGACTGTCGCCGAGCACGGCGTACACGTTCAGCGTGAAGGCCCGGGACGCCGCCGGGAACACCTCCGCGGCCTCCAACTCGGTGAGCGTCACGACCAACGCCGGAACCGGCGGCGGCACCGGGTTCAAGCAGGCGGCGCCGTACCTGTACGAGGGCTGGGGCGATCCGCCGAACCCCACGACGGTGATGAGCGCGACCGGCGTCAAGTGGTTCACGATGGCGTTCATGCTGGACTCCGGCGGCTGCAACCCCGCCTGGGACGGCAGCCGTCCGCTGACCGGCGGCGCGGACCAGACCGCCATCAACCAGATCCGCTCGGCGGGCGGTGACGTCGTCCCGTCCTTCGGCGGCTGGCAGGGCAGCAAGCTCGGCGCCAACTGCTCCTCGGCGAGCGCGCTCGCCGGTGCCCTGCAGCGGGTGATCGACGCCTACTCGCTCAAGGCGATCGACATGGACATCGAGAACACGGACGAGTTCGAGAACGAGGCCGTGCAGGCGAAGATCCTGACCGCGCTGAAGACGGTCAAGGCCAACAACCCCGGCCTGAGGACCATCGTCACCTTCGGCACCTCGACCACCGGCCCGACCTACTACGGCAACCGGCTCATCGAGCAGGCCCAGTCCCTCGGCGCCAACATCGACGTCTTCACCATCATGCCGTTCGACTTCGGCGGCGGCTCGGACATGTACGGCAACACCGTGAACGCGGCCGAGGGCCTGAAGGCCAAGCTGAAGTCCACCTTCGGCTGGGACGACGCCACCGCGTACTCCCACATCGGCATCTCCGGCATGAACGGCCTGTCCGACCAGCAGGAGAACACGACTCCCGCCATCTGGACGCAGATCAGGGACTGGTCCAACTCCCACCACATCGCCCGCCTCGCCTACTGGGCGGTCAACCGTGACCGGTCCTGCCCCGGCGGTGGCGTGGTGAGCAACTGCTCCGGCATCAGCCAGAGCACCTGGCAGTTCACCTCCATCACGGCCGGCTTCACCGGCTGA
- a CDS encoding PadR family transcriptional regulator, giving the protein MTSPVRSSPLALTVLSLLHQEPLHPYGIQRLIRQWGKDQVVNVGQRAGLYRTIERLRAAGLIAVRHTERDQQYPERTVYEITASGRAVTREWLERMLAEPRQEFPEFPAALSYVLMLAPAEAREILARRLERVAETGAALDTALAAGAADGLPRVSVLELEYLRAVTTAEERWLRSVVEDLSDGTLDWAAGPAATPVAPEGESFPGMDQFRVSS; this is encoded by the coding sequence ATGACCAGCCCCGTACGCAGCTCCCCGCTCGCCCTGACCGTGCTGTCCCTGCTCCACCAGGAACCCCTGCACCCGTACGGCATCCAGCGGCTGATCCGGCAGTGGGGCAAGGACCAGGTCGTCAACGTGGGCCAGCGCGCCGGGCTCTACCGCACGATCGAGCGCCTGCGGGCGGCCGGCCTGATCGCGGTCCGCCACACCGAGCGCGACCAGCAGTACCCCGAGCGGACCGTTTACGAGATCACCGCATCGGGCCGGGCCGTCACCCGCGAGTGGCTGGAGCGGATGCTCGCCGAACCCCGGCAGGAGTTCCCCGAGTTCCCCGCGGCACTGTCCTACGTACTCATGCTCGCGCCGGCCGAGGCGCGGGAGATCCTGGCGAGGCGACTGGAGCGCGTGGCGGAGACGGGCGCCGCCCTCGACACCGCACTGGCCGCCGGGGCCGCGGACGGCCTGCCGCGGGTGTCCGTCCTCGAACTCGAGTATCTGCGCGCCGTCACGACGGCCGAGGAGCGATGGCTGCGCTCGGTCGTGGAAGATCTGTCCGACGGCACCCTCGACTGGGCCGCCGGACCCGCGGCGACGCCCGTCGCGCCGGAGGGGGAATCCTTCCCCGGTATGGACCAATTCCGCGTATCTTCTTGA
- a CDS encoding FAD-dependent monooxygenase: MGKVRTAAVIGGGIAGPVTALALRRAGIEAAVHEAYPAAVDDTGALLSLAPNGIDALRTVGADKAVEAVGQPVPGVVMADGDGRRLAEFHGFPGLPVTRAMARADLFRALAGHARAAGVRIEHGRRLVSAEQDEHGVTATFADGTTVTADILVGADGIRSSVRTLIDPHAPGPEYGGVLSFGGCASGSGVEAEPGSMYFAFGRAFIGYWGLPDGRIAWFAGLPSARPSTSAEVRGVPAARWLERLAELYAGHTPGRDLVAHTAPGDLIAVGPMERMPSVPHWHRGRMVLVGDAAHAPSSSSGQGASLAAESAVELARCLRDLPTPEAAFTAYEGLRRARVEMIGSDAAAKNKAKAGQAGAAPALPAPEQMFAPVHRHHIDWDEPVKG; the protein is encoded by the coding sequence ATGGGCAAGGTCAGGACGGCGGCGGTCATCGGGGGCGGGATCGCCGGACCCGTCACCGCGCTCGCGCTGCGCAGGGCGGGCATCGAGGCGGCCGTCCACGAGGCGTACCCGGCCGCGGTGGACGACACCGGCGCGCTGCTCAGCCTCGCGCCCAACGGGATCGACGCACTGCGGACCGTGGGCGCGGACAAGGCCGTCGAAGCCGTGGGGCAGCCGGTGCCGGGAGTGGTGATGGCCGACGGCGACGGCCGCCGCCTCGCCGAGTTCCACGGCTTCCCCGGCCTGCCCGTCACCCGGGCGATGGCGCGCGCCGACCTGTTCCGGGCCCTCGCCGGCCACGCGCGAGCGGCCGGCGTCCGCATCGAACACGGCAGACGGCTCGTGAGCGCCGAACAGGACGAGCACGGCGTCACCGCGACGTTCGCGGACGGTACGACCGTCACGGCCGACATCCTCGTCGGCGCCGACGGCATCCGCTCCAGCGTCCGCACTCTGATCGACCCGCACGCGCCCGGCCCCGAGTACGGCGGCGTGCTCAGCTTCGGCGGCTGCGCCTCCGGCAGCGGTGTCGAGGCCGAACCGGGCAGCATGTACTTCGCCTTCGGCCGCGCCTTCATCGGCTACTGGGGTCTGCCCGACGGCCGTATCGCCTGGTTCGCCGGGCTGCCCAGCGCCCGGCCGTCCACCTCGGCGGAGGTGAGGGGCGTTCCCGCGGCCCGATGGCTCGAACGGCTCGCGGAGCTGTACGCCGGGCACACCCCGGGCCGGGATCTCGTCGCGCACACCGCGCCCGGCGACCTGATCGCGGTCGGCCCGATGGAGCGCATGCCGTCCGTGCCGCACTGGCACCGCGGCCGTATGGTCCTCGTCGGCGACGCGGCGCACGCCCCGTCCTCCAGCTCGGGGCAGGGCGCCTCACTGGCCGCCGAGAGCGCCGTCGAACTGGCCCGGTGCCTGCGCGACCTGCCCACGCCGGAAGCCGCGTTCACCGCGTACGAGGGACTGCGCCGCGCGCGCGTCGAGATGATCGGCTCGGACGCCGCCGCGAAGAACAAGGCGAAGGCCGGACAGGCGGGGGCGGCGCCGGCCCTGCCCGCCCCGGAGCAGATGTTCGCCCCCGTCCACCGTCACCACATCGACTGGGACGAGCCGGTCAAGGGGTGA
- a CDS encoding ATP-grasp domain-containing protein, with protein MVSRVRVWLNRTYAENVFFIEQLRRNPSDRAVEIHATHGDADSPVLAAADTAAMEPEGLSPAAYVEYALAECARRSIDVFVPRLNQAAIVAHRAEFAAVGTALLAPTPEAVAVFEDKATAYEAVRSVGVPVPPWWRVRTADELLSAVEELEAAGHKACFKPAVGAGGVGFRIITRAPFSLTHLSGFPGPHVQLDLVVDALRRAEEPVDWLVMPRLEEPEVSVDCLTGPDNRVRLAIGRTKKGRRRGFTLREQWLEPARLIAEGFGLHYLSNIQFRMYEGRPVLLDVNTRAAGGLHQLSQCGVNAPWAAVQLALGEDPGVIEPPFLGQDYAVVSGPRPLRAAAPLPRQRTEEAEVLLPAMPAARVEPAAATAEALPL; from the coding sequence ATGGTCTCTCGCGTACGCGTCTGGCTCAACCGCACGTACGCGGAGAACGTGTTCTTCATTGAACAGCTGCGGAGAAATCCCAGCGATCGCGCGGTCGAGATCCATGCCACCCACGGTGACGCCGACTCCCCCGTGCTGGCCGCCGCCGACACGGCCGCGATGGAGCCGGAGGGCCTGTCCCCGGCCGCGTACGTCGAGTACGCCCTCGCGGAGTGCGCGCGGCGGAGCATCGACGTCTTCGTGCCCCGGCTGAACCAGGCGGCGATCGTGGCGCACCGCGCCGAGTTCGCGGCGGTGGGTACGGCGCTGCTGGCGCCGACGCCGGAGGCGGTGGCCGTCTTCGAGGACAAGGCGACCGCGTACGAGGCGGTCCGCTCGGTCGGCGTCCCGGTGCCGCCGTGGTGGCGGGTTCGCACGGCGGACGAACTCCTTTCTGCCGTAGAGGAGTTGGAGGCGGCCGGGCACAAAGCGTGCTTCAAGCCGGCCGTCGGCGCGGGCGGCGTCGGTTTCCGGATCATCACCCGCGCCCCCTTCTCGCTGACGCACCTGAGCGGCTTCCCCGGGCCGCACGTGCAGCTGGACCTGGTGGTCGACGCCCTGCGCAGGGCCGAGGAGCCGGTCGACTGGCTGGTCATGCCGCGCCTGGAGGAGCCGGAGGTGTCGGTCGACTGCCTGACCGGTCCGGACAACCGGGTCCGGCTGGCGATAGGCCGCACGAAGAAGGGCCGGCGGCGCGGCTTCACGCTGCGCGAGCAGTGGCTGGAGCCCGCGCGGCTGATCGCGGAGGGATTCGGGCTGCACTATCTGTCCAACATCCAGTTCCGCATGTACGAGGGCCGTCCGGTGCTGCTGGACGTCAACACGCGCGCGGCGGGCGGCCTGCACCAGCTGTCGCAGTGCGGGGTGAACGCCCCTTGGGCCGCTGTGCAGCTGGCGCTCGGCGAGGATCCCGGTGTGATCGAGCCGCCGTTCCTGGGGCAGGACTACGCGGTGGTCTCGGGACCGCGCCCGCTGCGCGCCGCGGCTCCGCTGCCGCGCCAGCGGACGGAGGAGGCCGAGGTGCTGCTGCCGGCGATGCCCGCGGCCCGGGTGGAACCGGCCGCCGCGACGGCCGAGGCACTGCCGCTCTAG